DNA sequence from the Fibrobacter sp. genome:
GTCTTGGCTACGGACTTTGTTACAGCACCCAAGGTTTCAATGGCATTTGTATTGCCGGCAACACCTTCGCCCAAGAGAAGATTCACCACCTTAAGACAGGACTCCATTTCCTTACCGTTGGAGCAAACCTTTGTACCATAACCATAGGCGAATTGGCTAGGACAGCTTTCAAAGGACTCACTAGGCATGGCCTTGAAAATCTTTTCGTAAACTTTTACTGCATCGTTTGCCGAAAGCTTACCACAATAAATTTCTTCGGCTTCGCCCTTCTTCACAATTTTTTGAGCTGTAGCCACATCACCTGCATCAATAGCTTCGCGCAGAGCATCCTGTGCAAAAACAGGCATCGAAAGCGCTGTAACTAAAAGTGAAATGCTTAGAAAATCTTTCATATTTGTTCCCTATCCAAATTACCGGACTACAATATACAAAACCGACCACAACAGGAGTTGTAAATTTTTCCTACATTTAACGCCATGATTGATGCAGAAAAAATCCGTAGCGAATTTCCTATGTTAGTGGCAGGCGACAAGGAAGCCAAGCCCCTAGCCTTTTTAGATAGCACCGCCACCACCCAGAAGCCCGCTTGCGTCATCGACGTAATGAACGACTTCTACCGAGAACATTACAGTTCCGTAAAACGTGGCGTGTACCGCTTGAGTGCTCGCACTACCGAGGCCTACGAAGCTACACGCAAGAACATTGCCAAGTTCATTAACGCAAAGTCCGAAAGCGAAATCGTCTTTACCCGCGGCACCACCGAAAGCATCAATCTGGTGGCCTGGAGCTATGGACGTAAGTTCTTTAACGCTAGCGACGAAGTTCTGATCAGCGGTCTGGAGCATCACGCCAACATCGTTTCCTGGCAGATCGTTGCAGAAATGAAGGGCGCAAAAATCAAGGTCATTCCCGTAAAGGATGACGGCGATTTGGATTTGAATGCGCTGCCGAGCCTGCTGACAGAAAAAGTGAAGATGGTGGCCGTGACCCACGTGAGTAACGCCGTAGGTACCGTGAACCCCATCGAAGAAATTATTAAGACGGTGCGTAAGTTGGCCCCTCAGGCAAAGGTCCTGATTGACTGCGCCCAAAGTTCTTCACACTTGAAGATCGACGTGCAAAAGCTGGACTGCGACTTTATCGCATTCAGCGGCCACAAAATGTACGGCCCTACAGGCATCGGCGTGCTTTACGGAAAGTACGATGTTCTGGATTCCATGCCTCCTTGGCACGGCGGCGGCGAAATGATCAAGAACGTCACCTTCGAAAAAACAACTTATGCCGACGTTCCCGAGCGCTTCGAAGCAGGCACTCCTGCCATTGCAGAAGTTATCGGACTGGGCAAGGCTGTAGAATGGCTGCAAGAAATTGGCCTAGACAACATCCGCGAACACGAAGAAAAGATTGTGCAGTACGCCTTGGAACAGCTGGCAACCATCCCGCAGATCAAGGTGCTTGGCAACCCCAAGAATCGCGGTGCACTCATCAGTGTAACGCTTGATGGAATCGCCGTCAGCGACGCCGCCATGATTCTTGACGAAGAAAACGTCGCTGTGCGCAGTGGCCACCACTGCGCTCAACCTGTCATGGACAGGTTCGGCGTAGACGCAACCCTGCGTCTATCCTTCGGCGTGTACACACTTGAACGTGATGTAGACCGCTTTATCGCAGGTATCAAGCGAGTTGTTAGACTGTTCGCTTAAAGCAATCACAACAATCGACAACATTTTCAAGCACCTTGTTCAAAAGGTGCTTCTTTATTATATTCGTAACGTATTAGACAATCCTGTTGACTGGGGCGTAAGCATCCCCGAATGGGCACACAAACCTTTTGCAAAAGACGCTGGATAGCTGACCGGAACACGACCGGTTCGAGTTCGCTACCTTGGGTAGCGCAGGTAACGCCAGAGAATACCTCTGCCATCGAACTTTGCAAATTATCCTAAAAGGAAACATTTTTCTACTTGAGCCGTAAAGACGGCTCCTTCCACGCATTCAGACAATGCGGTTTTCTTTGACATGGAATGATTATGGCTTTCTAAGTTGAGCGAACTACATGTATCTTGAATGTAAATAAAAAATATTGACACATAAATAAAAAATATTTATACTTATGTATGAAGTTGTAATTAAAAAGAAAATTGTAAAGTCAGTTGCATGCTGGGTTGAAACAGAGCAAGGAATACAAGTGGAGGTAACGTATGTTGGCAGTCGTGAGAGCGCCCCGTATGCCAAAAACTGAGCCAGCATGTTTCTCTATTCAAGGGAACGTGCCTGAATATGTGATGAAATATCTGCGTAGTAAGTTTAACGACGTTCAAGTTTTTGAGCCCGAATCATGCTTTACAGAAAACGATTCTGCAGAAGATGACGAAGAATTAATCCGTTGGGAAGATTCAGGACTTGAAGAAAAATTTCAATCCATGACAACCCCTGGCGAAAGTCTCAAGCTTCTTCGTACCAACTTCAAGATGACCCAGCGTCAGCTTGCCGAAAAAGTGGGCATTGCAGTGCAGGCAATTTCTGCCATGGAGCGCGGTCGCGCACCCATCGGTCGCAAGATGGCTCATAAGCTGGCCGATGCACTAGGAACAAGCTACAAGAACCTGTTTTGGTAAAAGCAGAAATAGCACCTATAAAAATTCCCCGGCACAGTGGTGTCGGGGATATTTTATAACCGATGCTGACCTTCGTCGGCATGACTCTTAGGCTAGAGTTTAATCCTTGATGCAGCGGAGTGCATGTGCCCCCATTTTGTACGAAGTCGAAATATGAGATTTACTAGATCCAAGTATCCATTCATAAGCAACATCGGCATTTTTCTGAGTTGCAGTCCACCACCAACCCGCATTACCAACTTGACCGAACATACCTTCCGAATCGCCCCAACCAGAGGGAAGAGCACTAAATCCAAAAGAGTCCTCTGTAGTGTGTTGCCACCCCATCTGCGACGGCATCAAGTAACGAGAATCATGCGTTTCAACATCAAGAGCTTGCCATTCCCCACTTGTCGGGACGTGCCATCCCTCAGGACAAATCCCCCTAACGTTTCCTTGAAACTCGCACAATTTTCCATAACCACATTTTTGCTGAGATTCCTTATAGATTTGCACAGAATCAATTACGGCAGCCCATGTATAAAGCCTTCCCGTAACATTGCAATACGCATTGTTATTCTCATAACACCAAGACTTTCCCTTTAGGCTAGGCGACGTTACGCTATCTCCGTAGTTCAAGTTTTCCGCCATCCAAACCTGTTCACCAATCTTTACTGTTCTGTAAACCTTACCGTCACGAGAATCCTTAATGGAGTCATACGCAATTTCGGGATTAAAATATGCATCCTTAGGAAGATCCCAACTCCATTTATCGTTTCTGTACCACTTCTTGTTGTAGCACAAATAGCGATTGATTAATTCATCTCCTTCATCAAAAATATTTTGCCATTCTTGATGACGTTTATGGGTGCAGCCATCAATTCCTAGAACGTAGTCGAACTCGGTGGTGGCAGCCCGCCAGCCTTCGCTTTCGTCAAACACGTAATAATTTTCGGGATGCAGGAACCCGCGGCGCCAGGCACCATCTACAGTATCATTCCAGCTATAGATATCGTCTTCGGTTGCAGAACCTGCCACCCATTTGCCGTAATAGCAGTAGTAGGATTTTCCCTGGAACACTGCAATGGAATCCTGCAAGCGGGTGCGGCAGCCTCCAATCGAGGCTTCCAGATCCGTTGCGATTTCCCAGCCCGCAAGGCTATCCTTGTCCGTATCCGCGAAGTCGCAGACATAGACATTTGCAGAATTGACTCGGCCCTTCAGCAGGTCGCCATCCGTTTCCTCGGTGCAGTTTTTGCGGGCTTCGTACGTATCGTTGTACCATTCGGGAGCATCCACCCAGCGGAATGCGGTGTCCACCAAATCCGCAGGATTTTCTGCACATACATAGTAGAGTTCCTTCAGCTTGACTGCGCTGGTGTCGCCGGCAACGGCAATTTTTCCATCGGCGGTATTTTTCTTTCCGGTGCAGGCAAGTCCGCCGTTCTTATAAAGCACGCTGTCCAGACGGGTGCCGCGGCGCCATTCCGAACCGTCAAACACATAGACGAACTTCGGATTTATGCGGCCATTACGCACATCGCCTTCGATAGCGTCGTCATAGCGGTAGGTATCGTACTGCGCCACCGTAGCCGTATCCCAGGAACCCGCCTTACAGATATAATAGACGGAGTCGATTTTACCGATGGAGTCCGCGATAGATTCCGTGCATCCGCCAAATGTCTGTTCCGCAAAGGAAGTCGTTCTCCACTTGGTCTTGTCAAAGACGTAAATGTTTTCGGTAACATCGCCCTTCTTGATTTCGCCGTCACGACCGTCGGCCCACTTGTAGGTATCCTTCTCGAAGTCCGTGGCGCGGCGCCATTCCTTCGTATCGCAAATGTAATGGACACTTGCGTTTTCGCTCAGTCCATTCTGGTTCTTCTTCACTTCGCCCTGACGTTCTGTAGTGCAAAGATCGAGACCGTAATTATACCACCAGAAACGCTTCACATACTTTTCAAATCCGGGAACATCGCCAAAGTCCCAGCCTTCCACGTTTTCACGAATGTGGGTTAGGCCCTCGGACAGGGATTGTCCTTCGGCCCAGTCAGCCATGGCGACCTTTGTTTTTTCGTCGTTCCATTCGCCGTCGGATTCCACATCGTTTGCGTAGTTGGCCAAAAGTTCGCTAAGCTCGGCCTCGGCACGATTCCCCTGCATCAGCACAGAAACAGCAAGCAGAGCCGCGTCGCCCTCGCCCTTGTTAAAGATGTTCAAGTC
Encoded proteins:
- a CDS encoding helix-turn-helix domain-containing protein — protein: MKYLRSKFNDVQVFEPESCFTENDSAEDDEELIRWEDSGLEEKFQSMTTPGESLKLLRTNFKMTQRQLAEKVGIAVQAISAMERGRAPIGRKMAHKLADALGTSYKNLFW
- a CDS encoding cysteine desulfurase, whose amino-acid sequence is MIDAEKIRSEFPMLVAGDKEAKPLAFLDSTATTQKPACVIDVMNDFYREHYSSVKRGVYRLSARTTEAYEATRKNIAKFINAKSESEIVFTRGTTESINLVAWSYGRKFFNASDEVLISGLEHHANIVSWQIVAEMKGAKIKVIPVKDDGDLDLNALPSLLTEKVKMVAVTHVSNAVGTVNPIEEIIKTVRKLAPQAKVLIDCAQSSSHLKIDVQKLDCDFIAFSGHKMYGPTGIGVLYGKYDVLDSMPPWHGGGEMIKNVTFEKTTYADVPERFEAGTPAIAEVIGLGKAVEWLQEIGLDNIREHEEKIVQYALEQLATIPQIKVLGNPKNRGALISVTLDGIAVSDAAMILDEENVAVRSGHHCAQPVMDRFGVDATLRLSFGVYTLERDVDRFIAGIKRVVRLFA